The genomic stretch GCCAGCTCCACACATCTCTCCGGGGTGAACTGGCCGGGGCTCTCCCCGAGGTCGGGACGGTACGGGACGTGCAGCGCCATCTTGTCGCCGATGACCCGGACCATGCCGGAGAAGCCTGGGTTGTTCACTTGGCAGATGGCGAAGCTTTTGTCGCCGAGCGCGTCACCGAGGTCGGCGCGGACCATGATGCCGGCGACGTGCTCCAGCACACCCACACCGCTCCGGCCGACGCCGAGCCGGGCGCGGATGGGGCTGTTCGCGCCGTCGGCGGCGACGAGGTAGTCGGCGTGCACCATGGTGCGGGCGCCGGTGGCGCGGTCGGCCAGGATCGCGGAGATCCCCTCCGGCCCGTTGTCGAACGACTGGAGCTCGGTTCCGAAGCGCAGGTCGGCTCCGAGCGCTTCCGCGTGCTCACGTAACACCGGCTCGAGCACGTCCTGGGACAGGACCGCGTCGTCGCAGGGGCTGACGTCGGAGAAACCTTCCTGGGCGCCACGGGCGTTCGGTGGGCTGAGCCAGTGGTGGTTGGGGCTGGTCAGGCTCTCGGCCCACAGCAGTCCGGAGCCGGTCAGCTGCCAGGGGCCGGCGGCGCGTACGGCCTCCTCCAGCCCCGCCGCCCGGAACAGTTCCATGGTCCGGGCGTTGTAGCCAGGGGTGCGCGGGTGGATGGACGTGCCGGGATGGCGTTCGGCCAGCACCACGTCCGCGCCGTGCCGCCGCAGGAACAGGGCGATGGACAGGCCGACCAGGCTCCCGCCGGCGATCAACACGTGCGTGCGTTCCTGAGACATGTCGTCATTCCTTTGGCTCGAAGGCGGCCAGCAGCCGGTGGAGCTCGTCACTGACGTGCTCCTCGACACCGGCAGGAAGGGGAGGGCGCATCACCATGCCGAGGACGAGGTAGACGATCATGGTTGCGGCGGCGTCCGTGTCGATATCGCCGCGTACGCGTCCGTCGCGCTGCCCGGCGCGCAACCATTCGACGATGGTCTCGTGCCAGGCGCCGTGCCAGGTGGCGAGCATGGCTCGCAGTTCGGCGTCCTCACGCGCGGCCCAGGTCATCTCGTTGAGCAGCCGGAAACGTCCCGGCTCCGCCTCGGCCTGGCGGGACAGCCCGGTGAGCATCGTCCGCAGTGCGGCCGGCCCGTCGTCCCAGTCGGCGTCCAACCGCAGGGGAGCGAGCATCTGCTCACGGATCGTGTGCTCCAGCACGGCTCGGACCAGGTCGTTCTTGGTGGGGAAGTAATAGTGCAGGGTGGCGACCGTGATGCCGGCCTCGGCGGCGATGTCGCGGGTGCGCGCCCCCTCCAGGCCGGAGCGGACCATGGCGCGGTAGCCCGCGGAGATCAGTCGCTCGCGGCGTTCCTCGGCGCGTGGCCCGGGCCTGGCGCGCTTGACCGTCATGGTGCCCGCCCTTTCTATCAACTGATAGAAAGCTAGCCGCAGGCCCTGAAGGCTGTCAATCAATTGATAGAAACGGGCGTGTGATGGGTGGCTCTAGGGCAACCGCTGCTCACACACGCTGGAGCAGGAGGGTGACGAAACCGAGCACGCCGCGGTAGCCGGTGAGCCACATGTCACGGTGCTCCGGCATGACGGCCATGGCGTGCTCGCCATCGGGGGCGGGGTTGCGGCGGCCCAGCGGGCCAGCGTGCCGGTCCACGACAACTCATACTCGTCCCATTCGGCCAGGTCGCTCACATGGCCGTAGACGGTCACCCAGCCGCCGTACTCCGCCGCCGCGATCGTGCCGGCCAGGTCGGGGAACGTCCCGAGGGCCGCGGCGAGGGCGGGATCGGGAGTGCGTTCCCAGAATCCCTCGCCGATCAGCGCCAGCCCGCCGGGGCGGACGAAACGGGAGACGGCGTCCATGGTCTCCTTCAGGCCGCCGAAGGCGTGGGTGGAGCCGACGCAGAGCACCAGGTCGTACGGGTCGGTGGCGGGGAACTCCGTGGCGGGCGTCAGGTGCAGCGACAACCGGTCGGACAGGCCGCGTGCGGCCGCGGCGCGTTCGGCGGCGGCGATGGCGTGCGGAGAGAGGTCCACGCCGTCGGCGACGGCCGACGGGACGAGTTCGAGCGCTCGCAGTGACCACGCAGCCTCGCCGCAGCCGAGGTCGAGGATGCGGGCCCGTCCTTCTTCTCAGGCTCGGTGGCGCTCAAGGAGGAGGCGGGCGGTGGCGGCCATGGCCTCGTCCACCATCTCGCCCTCGAACCGCACCGCCCCCGACCCGCTCGCCTGCGCCGTCTCCACGGCCGCCACCAGCCGGGCGCAGCGGTCCAGTTCCTCAGGGCCGGGGGAGAAGACCTCGTTGATCGCGGGCACGTGGGAGGGATGGATCGCCATCATGCCCTCGTAGCCGAGAGCGCGGTTCTGCTCGGCGAAGGCACGCAAGCCGCCGAGGTCGGCGACGCGGGTCCACAGTCCGGCCACGGGGTTGGGCGTGCCGGCGGCACGCACGTCCAGGAGCACGCGGGAACGCAGTCCCAGCGTCTCGGTACCGGCCGGGCTCCAGCGGTAGCCGACGGCGCGCTCGACGTCGCCGCCGGGCGCGGTGACGGCGCCCAGGTAGGCGACCCGCCCGGCTGCCCGGCCGATCTCGTACGCCTCCCGTAGCGCTGTGGCCGTCTCCAGCAGCGGCACCAGTGCGATGTGACCAGGGGGCAGGTCGCGCTCGCGTTCGCACCAGCCGAGCAGCCGGTCCGCCAGCCGCACGTCGTCAGGGCCGCTCACCTTGGGCAGCACGACTCCCGCGAGCCGCTCGTGCGCGATCGCCCGCAGCTCCTCGGCCGCCGGCCAGCCGTCCAGTGCGTTGACGCGGACGAACAAGGCCATGGGGCCGGTCGAGTCCGCCACCGCCTCGGCCGCCGCGTACTTCGTCGAGCGGGGATACGCCGCGGCGATCTGCAACGCCCGCGGCTCGGGCGACTCCCCAGGCCGCCTGGACCCGTTCAGCGCCCAGGAGCAGCGCGACAACTACGACCTCATCGAGTGGCTGGCCGCCCGGCCATGGTCGACCGGCCGCATCGGGCAGACCGGCGTCAGCTACGGCGGCCACGCGTCCCTGCTCGTCGCCGTCAACAAGCCGCCTCACCTGGCCGCCGTCATTCCCGTGGACGGCATCAGCGACTGGTACGAGAACACCATCTACCGAGGCGGCATCTACTCCGCCAGGATCCGCGACTGGCAGCGCGCCGTCGCCCCGGACACCCTGACCACGTACGCGCAGCATCCGCTCTACGACGACTTCTGGCGCGAACGCAGCGTCAAGTCCCGCTACGCGGACCTCGACGTCCCGGTCCTGGAGATCGCCGGCTGGTACGACCGCTACCGCGGCGGCATGGTGGAGAACTTCCAGGCCCGCCCGCACAACGTGTGGCTGGTGGCGGGCCCGTGGGTGCACGGCTGGCCGGCCGGGCAGCCCGCCGACATCGGCAACGGGGCGTACCTCGCCTGGTGGGACCGCTGGCTGGCACGACGGCCCGGCGCGCCCCTGCCCGCCGCCAAGGTGACCTCCTACGAGGCGCCCGGAACGGGCTGGCGGCAGTTCACGACCTGGCCGCCTTCCGGGGCCCGGCGGGTACGGCTCGGCCTCGGCGCGGACGGCGTCCTGTCACCCGATCCCGGAGCGGCGGCGACCCGGACGTTCGAGGTCAACACCCAGCCGGTCGCGGGCGGGCCCGGGCAGCGGCTGGCGTTCCAGACCGGGCCGCTCCCGCGCGACCTGGTGCTGGCCGGTGACGTCCAGGCGAGCGTACGTGCTTCGTTCACCGCCGCCGACGGCAACATCGCGGTCGTGGTGGAGGACGTCGCCCCTGACGGCACGGCCACGCGCGTCACCCAGGGCTGGCTGAAGGCGAGTCATAGGCACGGCCACGAGCGGGCGGTCCCGGTGCGCCCGGGCAAGGTGTACGACCTCGACCTCCGCACCTGGCCCACCCACTACCGGGTGCCCGCCGGACACACCATCCGGGTCACGGTGTCCAGTGACGACTACCCGGAGATCGACTCCGACGCCCCCGCCGGCCAGGTGGCACTGCGGCTCGGCCACGGCGGCTCGGCCGTCACGCTGACGACCCGCTGGCTCAGCCCGGCCCTCGGGCTTGTGCCATGATCGAGCACATGCCGATCCCCAGAGCGGTCGCCGTGGTCGTCGACGGAGCCCGAGTGCTGATCATCAAACGCTTTCTCAGACTGGGGAGCTCAGAGGCGTGCCCCATGTGCCAGGCCTACGGCGAGCGGGGGCCGATGTGCCTCGGTCACCACTACGCCGTACTGCCCGGCGGCCATGTCGAGGAGGGCGAGGCCGCTGGGGCGGCGGCGCGGCGTGAGCTGTACGAGGAGACGACGCTCGAGGGCAGGGTCGATCGGTTGCTGTGGAAGGGCCGGCACAACCGGCGTCCTGCCTCGTATTTCCTGATGGCGGACGTCACGGGCACGCCCGTCCTGTCCGGGGAGGAGGCCGCCGAGCACGGTCCGGACAACAGCTTCGAGCTCATGTGGGTGACCGCCAAGGAATTCGACGCGCTGAACCTGCATCCCGCCGACATCCGTGAGCCGCTCGCGGCGCTGTTGCGGCACGGCGATAGGCCCAGCTGACCCGAGCTCGACGGCCTTCCGCGCCGGGAGGAGGGGTCAGGCGGCCGCGGCGTGGCCGCGGACCAGGCGGCCCACCTCGGCGCGCAGGTGCACGAAGTCGGGGTGCTCGCGGGTGGTGATCTGGTCGCGGGGTCCGGGCAGGTCCACCTTGAGGTCGCCCACCACGTGCGCGGGCGCGTTCGACAGCACCACCACGCGGTCGCCGACGTAGACGCTCTCGTCGATGTCGTGCGTGATGAGCACGATCGTCATCTGGTGGTGGCCGCGTACCTTGAGCACCAGGTCTTCCAGATCCTCCCGGGTCTGGGCGTCCACCGAGCCGAACGGCTCGTCCATGAGCA from Nonomuraea polychroma encodes the following:
- a CDS encoding methyltransferase domain-containing protein; translation: MLDLGCGEAAWSLRALELVPSAVADGVDLSPHAIAAAERAAAARGLSDRLSLHLTPATEFPATDPYDLVLCVGSTHAFGGLKETMDAVSRFVRPGGLALIGEGFWERTPDPALAAALGTFPDLAGTIAAAEYGGWVTVYGHVSDLAEWDEYELSWTGTLARWAAATPPPMASTPWPSCRSTVTCGSPATAACSVSSPSCSSVCEQRLP
- a CDS encoding CocE/NonD family hydrolase: MGPVESATASAAAYFVERGYAAAICNARGSGDSPGRLDPFSAQEQRDNYDLIEWLAARPWSTGRIGQTGVSYGGHASLLVAVNKPPHLAAVIPVDGISDWYENTIYRGGIYSARIRDWQRAVAPDTLTTYAQHPLYDDFWRERSVKSRYADLDVPVLEIAGWYDRYRGGMVENFQARPHNVWLVAGPWVHGWPAGQPADIGNGAYLAWWDRWLARRPGAPLPAAKVTSYEAPGTGWRQFTTWPPSGARRVRLGLGADGVLSPDPGAAATRTFEVNTQPVAGGPGQRLAFQTGPLPRDLVLAGDVQASVRASFTAADGNIAVVVEDVAPDGTATRVTQGWLKASHRHGHERAVPVRPGKVYDLDLRTWPTHYRVPAGHTIRVTVSSDDYPEIDSDAPAGQVALRLGHGGSAVTLTTRWLSPALGLVP
- a CDS encoding TetR/AcrR family transcriptional regulator — encoded protein: MTVKRARPGPRAEERRERLISAGYRAMVRSGLEGARTRDIAAEAGITVATLHYYFPTKNDLVRAVLEHTIREQMLAPLRLDADWDDGPAALRTMLTGLSRQAEAEPGRFRLLNEMTWAAREDAELRAMLATWHGAWHETIVEWLRAGQRDGRVRGDIDTDAAATMIVYLVLGMVMRPPLPAGVEEHVSDELHRLLAAFEPKE
- a CDS encoding HpcH/HpaI aldolase/citrate lyase family protein; amino-acid sequence: MALFVRVNALDGWPAAEELRAIAHERLAGVVLPKVSGPDDVRLADRLLGWCERERDLPPGHIALVPLLETATALREAYEIGRAAGRVAYLGAVTAPGGDVERAVGYRWSPAGTETLGLRSRVLLDVRAAGTPNPVAGLWTRVADLGGLRAFAEQNRALGYEGMMAIHPSHVPAINEVFSPGPEELDRCARLVAAVETAQASGSGAVRFEGEMVDEAMAATARLLLERHRA
- a CDS encoding NUDIX domain-containing protein, whose translation is MPIPRAVAVVVDGARVLIIKRFLRLGSSEACPMCQAYGERGPMCLGHHYAVLPGGHVEEGEAAGAAARRELYEETTLEGRVDRLLWKGRHNRRPASYFLMADVTGTPVLSGEEAAEHGPDNSFELMWVTAKEFDALNLHPADIREPLAALLRHGDRPS